CGAAGCGCGGTTGGCCTTCGCACCTGCCGTCCGAAGCCATCAGGATTGTTTCGCCGATACGAAAGCTGGCATGCATCACTTTGTCTTCCATTCCCGGCTGCGCCATGCCTGGTTCGGGCGCGTCCTTGAAACGGCTGAGCATCTCCACCTCGGCGCCCACAGCGCTGCGGTAGAATTCCAGCGCCTCTTCGCAGCGACCGCCAAAAAACAGATATGGTTGCACCGACATATTCGAGTTAGACATACGTGCACCTTGCGATTCGTTTGGATGAACGTCAATCTGCCGCTGCCGATTCAACAGTCCCACACTGAAACCCAAGGAGGAAGCGGACGAACCCAATGAAAGTTTTGTTATTCATGATCGCCGCGCTCATGTCGGCGGAAATGACGAGCGCCGAGGAAACCGTCATCGTGAAGAACGTCCTCGGGGCGGAAGGTCCGCTCTATTTCGACGGGAATCTTTATTTTGTCGGCTGGATCTCCAACAGCCTGTCGAAGTGGGAT
This is a stretch of genomic DNA from Terriglobia bacterium. It encodes these proteins:
- a CDS encoding VOC family protein yields the protein MSVQPYLFFGGRCEEALEFYRSAVGAEVEMLSRFKDAPEPGMAQPGMEDKVMHASFRIGETILMASDGRCEGQPRF